Within Pseudomonas tructae, the genomic segment GCGTCTTGAGCCTGGCCATCAGCCTTCAACCTTCCGACTCATGAACCGGTCGGAATACTCGCGCAGCTTCTCCACGCCGATGAAGCCGACCATGCAGCCAGCGAATACAGCGAGGTTGGTGGGCAGCGAGAAGTACTCGAGCACTGGCATCAGGCTCGTGCCGATCAAGCCGCACAGGATTCCTTCAAGGAACATCTTGCGGCGACCGCCACCACCGTAGATAACGCGACACATCGCAACAGCTGCGGCTGTTCCGCCGGTATACAGCTGCGGCTGATGGGCGATCGCCCAGGCAATCACTGCGGCCCACAGGCCGGGGTCCTTCTCGGGCATGTTTGGCATCTCGTTTCCTCCCGTTCCAGGGAGCACAAATGAAAAAGGCCCACCGTATGGGGGCCTTGGGGTTTACGATGCAGGATCGGATGGTTAACCGTGTGCAAGGAAAGGGTTGTTGAGTAAAGCTTTGCGCTTCTTGACCCCATCTAGGTACTCATAACCATTCCAGGTGACGCGAACGATGACGGATCCGTTGCTCTCGACTTCAATAAATCCTGCATCAGCGAGCAGCCAAACATGACCTGCGACTAGGTATTCCGGCCACTCCTGCTGCTTGTCAACCGACAAGTTGTTGTACAGCTCGCTCACTGACATATTTAGCGTCCAATCGGACGTGCCAGTCACGCAGTAATGCAAGATTGACGCAAGCAAATCAGGGCTTCTTTCCATAGGTTTCCTCGTCAGCGCTGACTGCGCAACGAGATGGTATCCGAAGCCGCCTAGAAAATAAAAAGTCCTGGCAGTAGTCGAGACCTAGAAACGACAAAGCCCCGCAGTGCGGGGCCTTGGCCGAGGTTAAACCTCTTGTCGAGTGGGGATCGTGCCGTTTGCCATAATGCCGCACCAGATGGAGATGATTGGTGTAGCAAAGCAGGTGAAGCCATACATTAGGAGCTGTTTGATCATCAGGTTATCCTCAGTTGTGTGTTGCATGATCGCGATGAGTTGTTCTGGTTTGGAGCTGAGAGCGGTCAATATGACCGCGAGAATGAACAAGATCGCCAACTGGGAGGCCGTCATGGCCGGATTCGAACCGTTTGATCCCCGGAAACTGGGTGGCAGGTAGTCATCCCTGCTCGTGGTCACATGATACCAATGTTCAGGCCAGATCTAAACAAACAAGCCCGAATTTTTAGCAGGGCTTTCGGGGCCACTCCTCACCACACGCAGAAATGATAGGAGGGGCAGTGTTGCTCAGACGCTCAATGGCAACTAAAAAGTGCAGAGGGCCGGTGCTTACCCGGCTTGATGGGCTGGATCGCCGGGTCACGTACCCCCGCCTCTCATCGCGTTGCCGATCAGGGAGCGCACTTTGATCGGCGCCACTACCGACTTAGCCCAGCTGCCTGGGCGCGTCATCTGCAGAAACGAAAAAGCCCAGCGCAATGGCCGGGCTTACTGTCAAAACTCTGACTTTTAACACAAATTTCGCATATCAGGCTCTACCGGATGTAACTGGCCTGTGCTCTTGTATCCAAACTGAAGAACATCAACATGATCATCGCGGAGATGGTTCAACCAGAGCGTCAAGGAAGCTACTTCAGCGCCCACCTCAGATCGGTGGGAATCCAAACTGCGACGGTTCTCTGGCTGGTTGAAGAAATCGGCCAATCTGTGGCCGGAGCGCTCATCTGCGACTTTGAAATACCAGCAGGACTCACCCTCAACATCTACAAACCGCCCAAGCTCGGTTTCTTCTGCTTTGTAGCGTTTAAGGAAGTGGACGTGGAGATCGCCAGCCTGATCATCATCCGACTCTCTGCCTACCGTGACTACCGGCACCGCTCCCCTTGCAACGGCGAGGAGCTTTTCCTGAAGCCTCAATCGGATTTCATCGGTCTGCTCGGCCGTGAGAGAGTTCGAGCAAAGAGGAAGCCCTTTCGTAACCCCTTCCAACTCTCCACCCTCTAACATCCACGTTAGCGCATTAAAGAGCGTCTGAACTTCGTCTGCAATTCCGTGATTCATCTATAGGCACTCGTTCCATTGAGTCTAGAGAATGATCTGTCGTAACCCAAAACGCAAAACCCCGGCTCATTGGCCGGGGTTTCTCTGTGTCGCGTTGTTGCAAGCTGGACACGCTGCTATGAAAGCAGGTGTTTATCCGTACTGAAAGCGATTTCAAGCACGAATCAAGATTTCGATCTGCGCCTCAGATACCTCGAAACGACGAGCCAATCCTCGTTTAGCTTCATCGATTGAAATCCCCTGCAAAATACTCCCACTCTCCTCGCTTTCGGCCGATGCCTCTGCTGCCTGGTAGTCATCTCCAGCAGCATGCGTATCCAGCATGGATGAAGAGATGTAGGTGGTAAATTTGAGGCGCTGGAGATCTCTCTGCGTGTTAATCCCGAAATCGCCCAGCGTCATGTACGCAACAGGATTGCGGTTACCATCCCACATATCGGGCACGGAGATCTCTGCGGATTTAGAAAACACGATCTTCTGACGGGCAGCATCTTCCTCCGACGGAACGATCTTCTCTATCTTGCCGATCATGAACGCGGTTTTATGTGGAGCTGATGGTCCACCCCAGCTTCCATTTCGATTCTGCACGCAAACCACGTACTCGCATTTCGCAGCGCGGGACGCATCCATACGCCATGCGTTGCTACCGCCCTCCGCCCACAGGCGATCTTTACCCCTATTGGTAAACACTACGACGCAGCGGGTGCTTGCGACACTGGCCTCAGGTGACAACATACAGATCCACTCCTTGAAAAGTGAAGCTACCCTAACACTAAAAAGACACTAGTCAATCACTAGCGCAGTGTCCGAATAGCTCCATGGGATAGCTACTCCAGGGTCACCCCTGACTGCAGCGCCCCATCAATCCATGCCACTCCCGCCTTTATCAGCTCCCAGGCTTTCCGCTCGGACATATCATTCTCTCGCCCGATTCGGTTAGCCGGCCACTTCGCGCCGAAGTAAAACCACACGAAGTCGCCCATCTGCTGATTGCGCTTGATCAGCTTGGCCAGGGCTCCGTCCACCAGCTCTGCGACTTCATCCTTGATCGTGTAGCTCTTGGTGGTTGATATAAGGTTGGCCTGGCTCATCACCGCCGCCATCTGCGAGACGTATCCAGGCACGCCCATCCCATCCATCCGCCACCAGCCCCATTGCTCCAGCAGGTACTCAGTGTCGCCCAGGGGCTTGTCCAGGTAAGTTCGTTTCTTCATGCAGCCCTCCGTGGGGTCGGATCTTGGTCAAGGCCGAACAGCTCTCGCAGTAGCTTGTTGGCATGTTTGTTCTTGGCGTTGCCTTCGGTGATCCAGCTCTTTGCGAACTGCTCGAAGCCGATACTCGCTCTGGTGCCGTGCCAGTCGGCGACGATGTCCATCAGCGCTGCCGAGGCAATACGGCCATTGGTCTGCTCCAGCAGCATTCGGTTGCCGACCTTGAGGAACTTGCGCTCAACATCGGTCAAGCTCTTGCGCGGCAGGGCCGCAGTTACGTTACCCATGGGGTTTGTCTCCCTTGTAGCGACTGGCATAGCTCCCCCGCGCCATCTCGACCTCATCGTCGGTTAGCATGCGGTTGTCTGCGAAGTTGGCGAATCGACCAAACTGGCCCTCCTGCTGGAGAACACAGCTACCCACGCGGGCATGCCGACACTTGGTCATCAAGATCTCGGTGAGGCCGTTCTGCCCCTCCTCGGTGTCCATGTCGCGGTGCACCATCAGAATGCAGCTGGCGTCGGCCTCTATCTCGCCCGAGTCGCGCAGGTCGCTCGACTGAGGCTTCTTCCCGGGACGCTTGGTAGAGTCGCGGTTGAGCTGGGCCAGCTCGATGACGGGAATACCCATCTCCTTGGCCAGTTGCAGCAGCGCCTTGCTGATCTTTCCGACCTCCTCGCTCCGGGTACGACCTTGACGCTCGCTTCGCACCAGCCCCAAGTAATCCACCACGATTCCGGCAAGCCCATGCTCACGCTGGCACCGCCTGGCGGTTGCGCGGATGCTGGCCGGGGTTTGAACTGGCTCATCGCAGACGAAGAGAGGGGCTTCTAGCGCGATGGCCACGGCATTGGACATCCTTGACCAGTCGTCATCCTGCATCTTCACCGGATCATCCAGCTTGCGCAGGTCCACACCGCCCAACGACGCGATAGCCCGCAGACCGAGCTCCTCGCCTGGCATCTCAATGGAAAACACCAGCCAGGGCTTACGCACCTTGATCGCGTTGTGCTGAGCAATCTGCAGCGCCAGCGTGGTCTTCCCGCTACCTGGAAGTCCCGCAACGACCGTGACCTTCTTCGGGCGGATGCCCTGCACCAGGTCGTCCAGGTCAGCCAGCCCCGTCGACGGCCACTTGGGCGCGACACCGCGATACTTCTCGTCCACGAGATCAGCGGCATCGCCCATCCACTGATCCAGCCGCTTGAAGCCTTTCGCTTCACCGTCGAGACTGCGTAGATCGGCCATGGCCTGCTGCGACGCGGCGATCACCTCTGCGGTTGGTGCGCCGGCCTGAACCAGCTCTTGCGCCTGGCCAGCGATGTCGAAAATGCGGCGGATCACCCCCCACTCCTTGACGTGCTTGGCGTAGGTCCGCCAGTTGGCTATCGACGGCACGTTGTTCGTGATCTCGGCCGCGTAGGCTATGGTGAACTGGCCGCTAGGCAGAGAGCGCTGAATCGAGCCTATGGTGACTGGGTCAACCGGCACACCCTGGTCATGGATACCAAGGATTACCTCAAACAGCGCCGCGTTGTCGGCGTGGTAGAAGTCGCCCGATTCCATTTGGCCGAGGATGTCCTCAACCAAGCCGGCGTCCTGCTGCAGGGAGGCCTGCATGACCGCCCCCAACACACCGTGCTCAGCCTCGATGCTGAATAGCTCCCTCATGCACAGGCCCTCATCGAGGACCAGGTGAAACCGACCGCCATGCCGCCGTTCTGGCGCAGACGGTCCAGGGCGCGGTCGCCGATGTAGGACTTCAGGTTCTCGCGGGCCAGATTGCTGATCAGCACCGTCGGCAGCACGGCCTGGTAACGGCGATCAATGATGGCGTGTAGCAGGCCCAGCTCGTAGTCACTGCCCTTCTGACAACCAACCTCATCGATCACCAGCAAGTCCAGGCCGCCCAGATGCACCACCACGTCGCGATCGGTATAGCCCGACCCCGGCACCATCGAGGCGCGGGCGATGCTGATGATGTCGCTTGCGGGGACGATCAGCGCCCTGCACTGGTCAGCCACCACAGTGCGCACAATCGCGCTGCCCAAGTGGGTCTTCCCGCAGCCGACATTGCCGGTCAGCAGCAGCGATCGGCCGGCGCGGAAGTGGCTCGGGAACTGCTCGGCATAGTCCCGGCACTTGGCCAGGGCCTTGTGGTGCTGGTCGGACTCGGCGACATACCCATCGAACGTGGCGTCGGCGAAGCGCGGCGTGATCCCAGCGCAGATCAGTGCGGCAGTGGTCCGCTCGGCATCGGCCTGGACCCTGGCCAGGGCGTAGGGCTCGCTGTCACGGGGAGCCATGTGCAAGGCCTCCCACTGGCAGCGCTTGCAGCCACGCGCCAGCATCGATCCGTCCAGTTGCTCGACCTCACTCATGTCGACTTCGCCGTGGACTGGGCACTCGCCAGCGAAAGCGCGCTTGGCCGGGGTGCGATGGAAGAGATCAGAAATTTGCGCGGCCATCGTGGCTCTCCTGGTACATGTCGGGGGTGTGTTGCGGGAGGTCGTTGAAGGACCCGGGGCGGGCGCCGCCGGCTGGCTGCAGAACGTCGTGCCAGCGCTCACCGTTGAGCCAGGTGGCCGGGTTCGGGATGAACTGTCCGCCATCCTTGGTCCAGTCGAGGGATGCACAGTGGTTGGCCAGGACGGCGATCATGGCGGCCTGGAGGTCAGCGTCGGGGTTGAGTTTGTTCCAAGCCTTGAGGGCGTCCTTGCGGCTTTTCTTCTTCGGGTACAGCTTCCAGAATTTCTCGAATCCAGCGTCCACTTCTGTGCCTGATGCACGTAAGTCTTTAACCCTCTTTGTATTACTCATAGATGTATTACTCCCCTTCGTGTTTTCCGAAGGGGGTTCGCCGCCTTTTCCGAAGGGGTTCACAGCGTTTTCCGAAGGGGTCTTCGGTTTTTCGAAGGGGTTGGAAAGGCGAATCCGGCGCTCGACGACCCGCTTGCCTTCCCTGATCTGGTCGATATTGATCAGGCCGCGCTCTGCCAGCCCGCTGATGATCTCGGACACCCGAGACACCGACAGGCCGAAGAACTCTGCGAAGTGAGCGTTGGTGGCGTAGCAGCCACGAACGTCATCCTCGAGACTACCGATCTCCACCAGCATCACCTTCTCGTTTGTCGACAGCGAATGGTCCAGCCACAACGAGGCGGGGATCCAAACGCCCTGGAACTTGCGTTGCGTGCTCACAGGTCAGATCTCCAGCTCAGCGGTCACCCGCTTGATGAATTCGTCGTAGCTCTCGCTCATCACCAGGCCTTGGTCTTCCAGGGCGGCCCGGTAGGCCTTCGCGCTCCCGTAGAGCACCCAACGCTCGCGCTCGGGCAGATCACGGAAGCCGGCATAGCTTGGCCA encodes:
- a CDS encoding phage holin, lambda family, translating into MPEKDPGLWAAVIAWAIAHQPQLYTGGTAAAVAMCRVIYGGGGRRKMFLEGILCGLIGTSLMPVLEYFSLPTNLAVFAGCMVGFIGVEKLREYSDRFMSRKVEG
- a CDS encoding antiterminator Q family protein — encoded protein: MKKRTYLDKPLGDTEYLLEQWGWWRMDGMGVPGYVSQMAAVMSQANLISTTKSYTIKDEVAELVDGALAKLIKRNQQMGDFVWFYFGAKWPANRIGRENDMSERKAWELIKAGVAWIDGALQSGVTLE
- a CDS encoding replicative DNA helicase; protein product: MRELFSIEAEHGVLGAVMQASLQQDAGLVEDILGQMESGDFYHADNAALFEVILGIHDQGVPVDPVTIGSIQRSLPSGQFTIAYAAEITNNVPSIANWRTYAKHVKEWGVIRRIFDIAGQAQELVQAGAPTAEVIAASQQAMADLRSLDGEAKGFKRLDQWMGDAADLVDEKYRGVAPKWPSTGLADLDDLVQGIRPKKVTVVAGLPGSGKTTLALQIAQHNAIKVRKPWLVFSIEMPGEELGLRAIASLGGVDLRKLDDPVKMQDDDWSRMSNAVAIALEAPLFVCDEPVQTPASIRATARRCQREHGLAGIVVDYLGLVRSERQGRTRSEEVGKISKALLQLAKEMGIPVIELAQLNRDSTKRPGKKPQSSDLRDSGEIEADASCILMVHRDMDTEEGQNGLTEILMTKCRHARVGSCVLQQEGQFGRFANFADNRMLTDDEVEMARGSYASRYKGDKPHG
- a CDS encoding ATP-binding protein; translation: MAAQISDLFHRTPAKRAFAGECPVHGEVDMSEVEQLDGSMLARGCKRCQWEALHMAPRDSEPYALARVQADAERTTAALICAGITPRFADATFDGYVAESDQHHKALAKCRDYAEQFPSHFRAGRSLLLTGNVGCGKTHLGSAIVRTVVADQCRALIVPASDIISIARASMVPGSGYTDRDVVVHLGGLDLLVIDEVGCQKGSDYELGLLHAIIDRRYQAVLPTVLISNLARENLKSYIGDRALDRLRQNGGMAVGFTWSSMRACA
- a CDS encoding helix-turn-helix domain-containing protein yields the protein MSTQRKFQGVWIPASLWLDHSLSTNEKVMLVEIGSLEDDVRGCYATNAHFAEFFGLSVSRVSEIISGLAERGLINIDQIREGKRVVERRIRLSNPFEKPKTPSENAVNPFGKGGEPPSENTKGSNTSMSNTKRVKDLRASGTEVDAGFEKFWKLYPKKKSRKDALKAWNKLNPDADLQAAMIAVLANHCASLDWTKDGGQFIPNPATWLNGERWHDVLQPAGGARPGSFNDLPQHTPDMYQESHDGRANF